In the genome of Porphyrobacter sp. ULC335, one region contains:
- a CDS encoding DsbE family thiol:disulfide interchange protein → MRSRLFLWVPLALFAFFAGLAGYMLTQDKDQFVESTMIGQPLPQFALDPAFGGLPGASKADFTGKPRLLNIWASWCLPCIAEAPQLEALKAQGVEIIGIAIRDRPEDVANFLSRYGNPYTRIGSDRISEVQLAIGSSGVPETFVIDAKGVIRYQHIGDIRADDVPVLLAELEKAR, encoded by the coding sequence ATGCGCTCGCGTCTGTTCCTGTGGGTGCCACTCGCCCTGTTCGCTTTCTTCGCGGGGCTGGCGGGTTACATGCTTACCCAGGACAAAGACCAGTTCGTCGAAAGCACGATGATCGGTCAGCCCTTGCCCCAATTCGCACTCGACCCTGCGTTCGGCGGATTGCCGGGCGCTTCCAAGGCGGACTTCACCGGCAAGCCAAGGCTGCTCAACATCTGGGCAAGCTGGTGCCTGCCCTGCATCGCCGAGGCACCGCAGCTTGAAGCGTTGAAGGCGCAAGGGGTGGAGATCATCGGCATCGCGATCCGCGACCGGCCCGAGGATGTCGCCAATTTCCTGTCGCGTTACGGCAATCCCTATACCCGCATCGGCAGCGACCGGATTTCCGAGGTGCAACTCGCGATCGGCTCGTCCGGCGTTCCCGAGACCTTCGTGATCGATGCCAAGGGCGTGATCCGCTACCAGCATATCGGCGACATTCGCGCTGATGACGTGCCCGTGTTGCTCGCCGAACTGGAGAAGGCCCGATGA
- a CDS encoding potassium transporter Kup, which produces MSSTATSADTPAAQGHGHSASTLTLAVGAVGVVFGDIGTSPLYAFRETFASHHGAPGIAPDAAHIHGVLSLVFWSMMMVVTVKYVLTIMRADNGGEGGSLALLALIKRTSKKGRWTAPLVLLGVFATALFYGDSMITPAISVLSATEGLQYIVPGFKPWIVPTAVAILFGLFAIQSRGTDRVGKLFGPIMLTYFAMLATLGVMHLSANPAIILETINPLNAMRFFATDGFVAFVALGSVVLAVTGAEALYADMGHFGRKPIGLSWLTFVFPALMLNYMGQGALILSQTSPEAAAALVKDPFFLMIPDMVRVPVIILALLATIIASQAVISGAFSLTQQAIQLGFIPRMEIRHTSAAAAGQIYIPTINWGLMIMVILLVLFFQSSSALAAAYGIAVTGAMFIDTLLLAAVLFALWRWPVWKALPLVIAFLIVDIAYFGANLIKVPQGGWVPLLIGFVIFTLLTTWSRGRELMRASMAEGSLPIEIFAKSAHGSSTRVPGTSVFMASTNSGVPSALLHNIKHNKVLHERVLILTVQVRGMPYVDEAERYECKSLGNGFYRVTIYCGFLEDTDVPKLLSTLTLCDGAFDMMQTSFFLSRQTLLPSSKPGMAIWREKLFAWMLRNAASAMAFFRLPTNRVVELGSQVEI; this is translated from the coding sequence ATGAGCAGCACAGCAACTTCCGCCGATACGCCCGCAGCGCAAGGCCACGGCCATAGCGCGTCCACCCTGACCCTCGCCGTTGGCGCTGTCGGGGTGGTGTTCGGCGATATCGGCACCAGCCCGCTCTACGCCTTCCGCGAAACCTTTGCCTCGCACCATGGAGCGCCGGGCATTGCGCCTGATGCTGCGCATATCCACGGTGTGCTGAGCCTGGTGTTCTGGTCGATGATGATGGTGGTGACGGTCAAATATGTCCTCACCATCATGCGCGCCGACAATGGCGGTGAAGGCGGTAGCCTTGCGCTGCTGGCGTTGATCAAGCGGACCTCGAAAAAGGGACGCTGGACTGCGCCGCTGGTGCTGCTCGGCGTCTTCGCGACCGCGCTGTTCTATGGCGACAGCATGATCACGCCTGCCATCTCCGTGCTATCGGCGACCGAGGGTCTGCAATACATCGTTCCCGGCTTCAAACCGTGGATCGTGCCGACCGCCGTGGCGATCCTGTTCGGCCTGTTCGCGATCCAGTCGCGCGGGACGGATCGGGTGGGCAAGCTGTTCGGGCCGATCATGCTGACCTACTTCGCCATGCTGGCGACGCTGGGCGTGATGCACCTGAGCGCCAACCCGGCGATCATCCTCGAAACCATCAATCCGCTGAACGCCATGCGTTTCTTTGCGACCGATGGGTTCGTGGCCTTCGTTGCGCTGGGTAGCGTTGTGCTCGCCGTAACCGGGGCAGAGGCGCTTTATGCCGACATGGGCCATTTCGGCCGCAAGCCGATCGGGCTTTCGTGGCTGACCTTCGTGTTCCCCGCGTTGATGCTCAATTACATGGGGCAGGGCGCGCTGATCCTTTCGCAGACCTCGCCAGAGGCAGCCGCCGCGCTGGTCAAGGATCCCTTCTTCCTGATGATTCCTGACATGGTGCGTGTGCCGGTGATTATCCTTGCGCTGCTGGCCACGATCATTGCCAGCCAGGCGGTCATCTCCGGCGCGTTCAGCCTCACCCAGCAGGCGATCCAGCTGGGCTTTATCCCGCGCATGGAGATCCGCCACACCAGTGCGGCCGCCGCGGGGCAGATCTATATCCCCACGATCAACTGGGGGCTGATGATCATGGTGATCCTGCTGGTCCTGTTCTTCCAGTCATCCAGCGCGCTTGCGGCCGCTTATGGCATCGCGGTGACGGGGGCGATGTTCATCGACACGCTGTTGCTCGCTGCCGTGCTGTTCGCGCTGTGGCGCTGGCCGGTCTGGAAGGCGCTGCCGCTGGTGATCGCCTTCCTGATTGTCGACATCGCCTATTTCGGCGCGAACCTTATCAAGGTGCCGCAGGGCGGGTGGGTTCCGCTGCTGATCGGCTTCGTCATCTTCACGCTGCTTACCACCTGGTCGCGCGGGCGCGAGCTGATGCGGGCGAGCATGGCGGAAGGTTCGCTGCCGATCGAGATATTCGCCAAGAGCGCGCATGGCAGTTCCACGCGCGTTCCGGGGACCTCGGTGTTTATGGCCTCGACCAATTCGGGGGTGCCGTCCGCGCTGCTGCACAATATCAAGCACAACAAGGTGCTGCACGAACGCGTGCTGATCCTCACCGTTCAGGTGCGCGGGATGCCCTACGTGGATGAGGCCGAGCGCTACGAGTGCAAGAGTCTCGGCAACGGCTTCTACCGCGTGACGATCTATTGCGGCTTCCTCGAGGACACCGACGTTCCCAAGTTGCTGAGCACGCTAACCCTGTGCGATGGCGCCTTCGACATGATGCAGACCAGCTTCTTCCTGTCCCGCCAGACGCTACTCCCGTCTAGCAAGCCCGGCATGGCGATCTGGCGCGAGAAGCTGTTCGCGTGGATGCTGCGCAACGCAGCGAGCGCGATGGCGTTCTTCAGGCTGCCCACCAACCGCGTGGTGGAGCTTGGGAGCCAAGTGGAGATTTGA
- a CDS encoding OmpH family outer membrane protein, translated as MTRLAKLIAPAGLILAATAALPAQAQVDGRLATVDITRTIIGTTAFQTAYDQVNTTYASQNELRRTKAQERQTMLTKFDKNGDKQVDEAEQAAMQKSPDYAKLQTIDQEIQGLTNQIDGARIFAVEQIIGQYGAALQEVVAAQQIKMVLDPGTLLFAPPEADISAQVTAALNVKVPAVGVVPPAGWQPTREGVQVYQEIQQRLAIAAQYAQQQQAAQGAPVAPDGR; from the coding sequence ATGACACGTCTTGCCAAGCTTATTGCTCCGGCCGGCCTGATTCTGGCCGCCACTGCTGCTCTTCCCGCCCAGGCGCAGGTCGATGGCCGTCTCGCTACGGTCGACATCACGCGCACGATCATCGGCACCACTGCGTTCCAGACCGCTTATGATCAGGTCAACACCACCTACGCCTCGCAGAACGAACTGCGCCGTACCAAGGCGCAGGAGCGCCAGACCATGCTCACCAAGTTCGACAAGAACGGGGACAAGCAGGTCGACGAGGCCGAGCAGGCTGCGATGCAGAAGTCGCCCGACTACGCCAAGCTCCAGACGATCGATCAGGAAATCCAGGGCCTCACCAACCAGATCGACGGCGCGCGCATCTTCGCGGTGGAACAGATCATCGGGCAATACGGCGCAGCCCTGCAGGAAGTGGTGGCCGCGCAGCAGATCAAGATGGTGCTTGATCCGGGTACGCTGCTGTTCGCCCCGCCCGAAGCGGATATCTCGGCGCAGGTGACTGCGGCGCTCAATGTGAAGGTTCCCGCCGTTGGCGTGGTTCCGCCGGCCGGCTGGCAGCCCACCCGCGAAGGGGTGCAGGTCTATCAGGAAATCCAGCAGCGTCTCGCCATTGCCGCGCAATATGCGCAGCAGCAGCAGGCTGCACAGGGCGCGCCCGTCGCTCCCGACGGTCGTTGA
- a CDS encoding heme exporter protein CcmD, whose protein sequence is MREELNQWDFVWLAYGVGAIALALLIVWAWRSMARAEARRDATRRR, encoded by the coding sequence ATGCGCGAAGAATTGAACCAGTGGGATTTCGTCTGGCTCGCTTATGGCGTGGGCGCGATTGCACTGGCATTGCTGATTGTCTGGGCGTGGCGTTCCATGGCCCGTGCCGAAGCGCGGCGTGACGCCACACGGCGGCGTTGA
- the ccmE gene encoding cytochrome c maturation protein CcmE, whose amino-acid sequence MKAKHQRLVLVIIALLAIVGAGLLAAWSLRNQANYFYLPEQMAATPPDVGQAVRLGGMVQKGSIKTEADGVTVNFMVTGNTADAIPVRYSGILPDLFVENSGVVAEGSLGPDGVFIATNLLAKHDENYVPKELEGMGTQDAAKMAAETTVGLN is encoded by the coding sequence ATGAAAGCCAAGCATCAACGTCTGGTCCTCGTGATTATCGCGCTTCTCGCCATTGTCGGCGCGGGGCTGCTGGCGGCTTGGTCTCTCCGTAATCAGGCCAATTACTTTTACCTGCCCGAACAGATGGCGGCGACCCCGCCAGACGTCGGTCAGGCCGTGCGCCTCGGCGGGATGGTACAAAAAGGTTCGATCAAGACCGAGGCTGACGGCGTGACGGTCAACTTCATGGTCACCGGCAACACCGCCGATGCCATTCCGGTACGCTACAGCGGCATCCTGCCCGATCTGTTCGTCGAGAATTCGGGCGTGGTGGCCGAAGGCAGCCTTGGCCCCGATGGCGTGTTCATCGCGACCAACCTGCTCGCCAAGCATGACGAGAATTATGTCCCCAAGGAGCTTGAGGGCATGGGGACGCAGGACGCCGCAAAAATGGCCGCCGAAACGACCGTAGGGCTGAATTAA
- a CDS encoding prolyl hydroxylase family protein: MTTISESIAVRLAAQPGMQRVPSPKAAVFQQKRFVSDDLAADLIALIEAGRRPSTIADDNGDAYFRTSETCDLDAALPAVQQIEAMLTELSGIDPAYGEPLQGQRYAEGQEFKPHTDYFAPDGRDYQRYCALSGNRTWTFMVYLNDVAAGGATRFKLLDKTFQPEAGKLLCWNNRLADGAVNPATLHHGMKVRKGVKYVITKWYREREWQG; encoded by the coding sequence ATGACGACGATCAGCGAATCCATCGCCGTGCGCCTCGCCGCGCAGCCCGGTATGCAGCGGGTTCCAAGCCCGAAGGCCGCCGTGTTCCAGCAGAAACGATTCGTATCCGATGATCTCGCCGCCGATCTGATCGCGCTGATTGAGGCTGGCCGCCGCCCCTCCACCATCGCCGACGACAATGGCGATGCCTATTTCCGCACAAGCGAAACCTGCGACCTTGATGCCGCCCTGCCCGCCGTCCAGCAGATCGAGGCGATGCTGACGGAGCTGTCGGGGATCGATCCGGCCTATGGCGAACCCTTGCAGGGACAGCGCTACGCCGAGGGGCAGGAGTTCAAACCGCACACCGATTACTTCGCCCCCGATGGCCGCGACTACCAGCGCTACTGCGCATTGTCGGGCAACCGGACGTGGACCTTCATGGTCTATCTCAACGATGTGGCGGCTGGCGGGGCGACGCGGTTCAAGCTGCTCGACAAAACCTTCCAGCCCGAGGCGGGCAAGTTGCTGTGCTGGAACAACCGCCTGGCTGACGGCGCGGTCAACCCTGCCACGCTCCACCACGGGATGAAGGTGCGCAAGGGCGTCAAATACGTCATCACCAAGTGGTACCGTGAGCGCGAGTGGCAGGGCTGA
- a CDS encoding Leu/Phe/Val dehydrogenase produces the protein MTAFWAEPDFDAHELVQLVHDRASGLTAIIAVHSTHLGPSAGGTRFWHYNDPAGAMRDALRLSRGMSYKNAMAGLPMGGGKAVILADEQRIKTPEMLAAFGDAVEGLGGRYVTAEDVGISEADMVAVSQRTAHVSGLPVAGEGSAGGDPGPFTAYGIYLGIKAAVRHKLGKDSLAGVHVAVQGTGSVGGGVARLLAKDGAKLTLADINEARAAALAAQLGGTAVASDAIMATPCDVFSPNALGAILDDTGIAALDCAVVAGGANNQLARPEHGAKLAARGILYAPDYVINAGGIISVATEYLAGRDGRTGDVAEVNALVEQIPGRLESIWQESASTGISSDVVADRMAQKLIGRG, from the coding sequence ATGACCGCATTCTGGGCCGAGCCCGATTTCGACGCGCATGAACTTGTGCAGCTGGTTCACGACCGGGCGAGCGGGCTGACGGCGATTATTGCGGTCCATTCGACCCATCTCGGCCCCTCTGCGGGCGGCACCCGTTTCTGGCACTATAACGATCCCGCCGGCGCGATGCGCGATGCGCTGCGCCTGTCGCGCGGGATGAGCTACAAGAACGCGATGGCCGGGCTGCCAATGGGTGGCGGCAAGGCCGTGATCCTTGCGGACGAGCAGCGTATCAAGACCCCCGAGATGCTCGCCGCTTTCGGTGACGCGGTGGAAGGTCTTGGCGGACGCTATGTCACGGCCGAGGATGTCGGCATCTCGGAGGCGGACATGGTCGCGGTCTCGCAGCGCACTGCGCATGTCTCGGGCCTGCCGGTGGCGGGTGAGGGCAGTGCCGGCGGCGATCCCGGCCCCTTCACGGCTTACGGGATCTATCTCGGGATCAAGGCGGCGGTGCGGCACAAGCTGGGCAAGGACAGCCTTGCGGGCGTGCATGTCGCGGTGCAGGGCACCGGTTCAGTCGGCGGCGGCGTCGCGCGGCTTCTGGCAAAGGACGGCGCGAAGTTGACGCTTGCCGACATCAACGAAGCCCGCGCGGCGGCGCTTGCAGCGCAGCTTGGCGGCACGGCGGTCGCTTCGGACGCCATCATGGCCACGCCTTGCGATGTCTTCAGCCCCAATGCGCTGGGCGCGATCCTTGATGACACCGGCATCGCCGCGCTTGATTGCGCGGTGGTCGCGGGCGGGGCGAACAATCAGCTCGCCCGCCCGGAACACGGCGCAAAGCTTGCGGCGCGCGGCATTCTCTATGCGCCTGATTACGTGATCAACGCGGGCGGCATCATCTCGGTCGCGACCGAATATCTCGCGGGCCGTGACGGACGCACAGGCGACGTTGCCGAGGTCAATGCGCTGGTCGAACAGATCCCCGGGCGGCTCGAATCGATCTGGCAGGAAAGCGCGAGCACCGGCATTTCGTCGGATGTGGTGGCCGACCGGATGGCGCAAAAGCTGATCGGCCGCGGCTGA
- a CDS encoding VOC family protein has translation MANPVFHFEIPVTDLDRAIAFYEDVFGYPLTREDVDGYDMAFFPRAADRPGASGALAKGDVYRPSHDGPVVYFDVPDIDAVIARATARGARVLYPKKDIGTAGFVAEIEDSEGNRIALSQVKP, from the coding sequence ATGGCCAACCCGGTCTTCCATTTCGAGATTCCGGTCACCGACTTGGACCGTGCAATCGCTTTCTATGAAGATGTGTTCGGCTACCCGCTGACCCGCGAGGACGTCGACGGGTATGATATGGCGTTCTTCCCGCGCGCAGCTGATCGCCCTGGTGCGAGCGGGGCTCTGGCGAAGGGGGACGTCTATCGGCCTTCGCATGACGGGCCGGTGGTCTATTTCGACGTGCCTGACATTGATGCTGTCATCGCGCGGGCGACGGCACGCGGTGCGCGCGTGCTCTATCCGAAAAAGGACATCGGCACGGCAGGCTTTGTGGCAGAGATCGAGGACAGCGAGGGCAACCGGATCGCCCTGTCACAGGTCAAACCCTGA
- the ccmC gene encoding heme ABC transporter permease CcmC gives MHIYANPTRFLSLAKWLMPLLFWSGLVLSIGAVCWGLFVVPPDRLMGETVRILFIHVPAAWLGMGGWAGIAISSAMLLIWKHPLAALAARAIAVPGMVFCAICLATGSIWGRPTWGTWWEWDGRLTSMLVLLFLYAGYIALTEAAEREGSSTKIAAIFGLVGAVNVPIINRSVVWWNSLHQPPSITAGKSAIETTFLVPLLVAVVGFSLLFGAIVLMRMRALIAEQQVEARLRRRAMDDDAPASVAPVMEQA, from the coding sequence ATGCACATTTACGCCAATCCCACCCGTTTTCTGTCGCTTGCAAAGTGGCTGATGCCGCTCCTGTTCTGGAGCGGCCTGGTGCTGTCGATCGGCGCGGTGTGCTGGGGCCTGTTCGTTGTTCCGCCCGACCGGTTGATGGGCGAAACGGTGCGCATCCTGTTCATCCACGTGCCCGCTGCATGGCTTGGCATGGGGGGATGGGCGGGGATCGCGATTTCCAGCGCCATGCTCTTGATCTGGAAGCACCCGCTCGCCGCCTTGGCAGCCCGCGCGATTGCCGTGCCGGGGATGGTGTTCTGCGCAATCTGCCTTGCCACCGGATCGATCTGGGGCCGCCCAACCTGGGGCACCTGGTGGGAGTGGGACGGACGGCTCACCTCGATGCTCGTGCTGCTGTTCCTATACGCCGGGTACATCGCGCTGACCGAAGCGGCTGAGCGTGAAGGCTCCTCGACCAAGATTGCCGCGATCTTCGGCCTGGTAGGCGCGGTCAATGTGCCGATCATCAACCGTTCGGTGGTGTGGTGGAATTCGCTCCATCAACCGCCAAGCATCACCGCAGGCAAAAGCGCGATCGAGACGACGTTCCTTGTGCCGCTGCTCGTTGCGGTGGTCGGCTTTTCCCTGCTGTTTGGCGCGATCGTGCTGATGCGGATGCGCGCGCTGATTGCCGAACAACAGGTCGAAGCCCGCCTGCGCCGCCGCGCGATGGATGACGATGCACCCGCCAGCGTCGCCCCCGTGATGGAGCAGGCGTGA
- a CDS encoding tetratricopeptide repeat protein, producing the protein MIGGWLAIGALALAAFAAAVLLLKLPRHGFTLFGAALVFGLAGYAWQGSPGQPSAPKAKAEEAGTQGEAMVEGRAALFSRTLPSPNYLVTSDAFARQGRFGDAAAMLQKGLQDNPQDLESWLALGLALVGHADGFVTPAALQAFGRARAIDPDHPGAEYFLGFAYLQSGEIVAARNVWAGLVERSPADAPWREGLSAEVARLDDMIARAPMLQGQ; encoded by the coding sequence ATGATCGGTGGATGGCTCGCGATCGGCGCGCTGGCGCTGGCGGCTTTTGCGGCGGCGGTGCTGCTCCTGAAGCTTCCACGCCACGGGTTCACCTTGTTCGGCGCGGCGCTGGTGTTCGGTCTGGCTGGCTATGCCTGGCAAGGTTCGCCCGGCCAACCTTCCGCGCCCAAGGCCAAAGCTGAAGAAGCTGGCACGCAGGGCGAGGCGATGGTCGAGGGACGCGCCGCCCTGTTTAGCCGTACGCTGCCGTCGCCCAACTATCTCGTCACCTCGGATGCCTTTGCGAGGCAGGGCCGGTTCGGCGATGCGGCGGCGATGCTTCAGAAGGGGTTGCAGGACAACCCGCAAGACCTGGAAAGCTGGCTTGCGCTCGGCCTTGCGCTGGTCGGCCATGCCGATGGATTTGTCACGCCAGCGGCTTTGCAGGCGTTTGGCCGCGCAAGGGCCATTGATCCGGACCACCCGGGCGCGGAATACTTCCTCGGCTTCGCCTATCTCCAAAGCGGGGAGATCGTCGCCGCGCGCAATGTGTGGGCAGGGCTTGTCGAACGCTCCCCCGCCGATGCGCCGTGGCGCGAGGGGCTCAGCGCCGAAGTCGCGCGGCTCGACGACATGATTGCGCGTGCGCCGATGCTCCAGGGGCAGTGA
- a CDS encoding cytochrome c-type biogenesis protein, with protein sequence MIRAALALLLAFLAMPVLAQDTMPPAPYAYNQLDDPRLEAEATELMHSLRCLKCQSQSIADSDAPMAGDMRHQVRSRILAGESPDQIRSWLIARYGDYVSYEPEVSATTWPLFAVPVLVILIVAGVLLRRLGKRRGDGGEAA encoded by the coding sequence ATGATCCGCGCCGCACTTGCACTGCTGCTGGCGTTTCTGGCCATGCCCGTTTTGGCGCAGGACACGATGCCGCCCGCGCCCTATGCCTATAACCAGCTCGACGACCCACGGCTCGAGGCCGAGGCGACCGAGCTGATGCACTCCTTGCGCTGTCTCAAGTGCCAGTCACAGTCGATTGCCGACAGCGATGCACCGATGGCAGGCGACATGCGCCATCAGGTGCGCAGCCGCATTCTCGCTGGCGAAAGCCCCGACCAGATCCGCAGCTGGCTGATCGCGCGTTACGGCGACTATGTCAGCTACGAGCCCGAAGTGAGCGCCACCACATGGCCGCTGTTCGCGGTGCCGGTGCTGGTCATCCTGATCGTCGCTGGCGTGTTGTTGCGGCGCCTCGGCAAGCGGCGCGGCGATGGGGGAGAAGCGGCATGA
- the rpmE gene encoding 50S ribosomal protein L31: MKAEGHPQYHMITVKMTDGTEFQTRSTWGKEGDTLSLEIDPLSHPAWTGGRQQASEGGRVAQFNKRFGGLSLKNK, encoded by the coding sequence ATGAAGGCCGAAGGTCACCCCCAATATCACATGATCACGGTCAAGATGACCGATGGTACCGAGTTCCAGACCCGCTCGACCTGGGGCAAGGAAGGCGACACCTTGTCGCTCGAAATCGATCCCCTCAGCCACCCGGCCTGGACCGGTGGCCGTCAGCAGGCGTCGGAAGGCGGCCGTGTGGCGCAGTTCAACAAGCGTTTCGGCGGGCTCAGCCTTAAGAACAAGTAA
- a CDS encoding heme lyase CcmF/NrfE family subunit, translating into MIAEIGLAALWLAAALAVLQMVSGAFALKSAEGEVNPLAIYARPAAVVQAFLAVLAFILLLRAFAITDLSIKLVAANSHSMKPLLYKLTGTWGNHEGSMLLWVGVLAASGGLLAAFEKRLPERTMGATLAVQGFVALGFYAFLLLSSNPFERLPVPAAEGTGLNPLLQDIGLAIHPPTLYAGYVGLSVAFSLAMGALLTREVNPSFARVMRPWVLGAWVLLTLGITAGSYWAYYELGWGGWWFWDPVENASLMPWLAATALMHSVSVLAARDALRTWTIMLGVLAFSMSMLGTFLVRSGVLTSVHAFAVDPERGAFILGLLGLYIGGAFTIFALRAGAVAEGKRFAVASREGALVFNNVMLSAILAIVLLGTLYPLLTEAFNVRVSVGPPYFNPASAIFAVPMFLVMAVGPLLRWKSDKPARLQFELALIAALVIGVIAAVSFFGQFPLLPLLGLGLAAALAVAAFLPLRGRNLKRVPVATWGMVLAHFGVAVSLFGMACEGAFSQERLAAVAPGGTEQIGDFAVTLERVTPVAGPNWTAIEARLAVSEDGGEPVILNPQARSFWSPPMSTSESALLTKWDGQLYAVIGNQAEDGRWQIRIWWKPFVTFIWYGGLLIGLGGLLAIAGRVRVDVKRRSATAKGAQRRADIEALGTPPTPIPAE; encoded by the coding sequence ATGATTGCCGAAATCGGATTGGCTGCCCTCTGGCTCGCCGCGGCGCTAGCGGTGCTCCAGATGGTCTCGGGCGCCTTCGCGCTGAAATCTGCCGAGGGTGAGGTCAATCCGCTGGCGATCTATGCCCGCCCGGCGGCGGTGGTGCAGGCTTTCCTTGCCGTGCTGGCCTTCATTTTGCTGCTGCGCGCCTTTGCGATCACCGACCTTTCGATCAAGCTGGTGGCGGCCAATTCCCATTCCATGAAACCGCTGCTTTACAAGCTGACCGGCACATGGGGGAACCACGAGGGGTCGATGCTGCTGTGGGTGGGCGTGCTGGCGGCTTCGGGCGGGCTGTTGGCCGCCTTCGAGAAGCGCCTTCCCGAACGCACCATGGGCGCGACGCTTGCGGTGCAGGGCTTTGTCGCGCTGGGCTTTTACGCCTTCCTGCTGCTGTCCTCCAATCCGTTCGAGCGCCTGCCGGTGCCCGCGGCCGAGGGGACGGGGCTTAACCCGCTGCTTCAGGACATCGGCCTCGCGATCCATCCGCCGACGCTTTACGCAGGCTATGTCGGTCTTTCGGTCGCCTTCAGCCTTGCCATGGGCGCGCTGCTGACCCGCGAGGTCAACCCATCCTTCGCCCGCGTCATGCGCCCCTGGGTGCTGGGCGCGTGGGTGTTGCTGACGCTGGGGATCACGGCCGGATCATACTGGGCCTATTACGAGCTGGGCTGGGGCGGTTGGTGGTTCTGGGATCCCGTCGAAAACGCCTCGCTGATGCCGTGGCTCGCCGCGACCGCGTTGATGCATTCGGTGAGCGTGCTCGCCGCGCGCGATGCGTTGCGGACGTGGACGATCATGCTCGGCGTGCTGGCGTTCTCGATGTCGATGCTCGGCACGTTCCTGGTGCGCTCGGGCGTTCTGACTTCAGTCCACGCCTTTGCGGTCGATCCTGAGCGCGGGGCCTTCATCCTCGGGTTGCTGGGCCTCTATATCGGCGGTGCTTTCACCATCTTTGCCCTGCGCGCGGGCGCCGTAGCCGAGGGCAAGCGCTTTGCCGTCGCCAGCCGTGAAGGCGCGCTCGTGTTCAACAATGTGATGCTTTCGGCGATCCTCGCGATCGTGCTGCTTGGCACGCTCTATCCGCTGCTGACCGAGGCGTTCAATGTGCGCGTGTCGGTTGGCCCGCCGTATTTCAATCCGGCCTCGGCGATCTTTGCGGTGCCGATGTTCCTTGTGATGGCGGTCGGCCCGCTGCTGCGCTGGAAGAGCGACAAGCCTGCGCGGCTGCAGTTCGAACTCGCGCTGATCGCGGCGCTGGTGATCGGGGTGATCGCGGCGGTCAGCTTCTTCGGCCAGTTCCCGCTGCTGCCCCTGCTCGGCCTCGGGCTCGCCGCCGCGCTGGCCGTGGCGGCATTCCTCCCCTTGCGCGGCCGCAATCTGAAGCGCGTGCCGGTGGCGACCTGGGGCATGGTGCTCGCCCATTTCGGCGTCGCGGTCTCGCTGTTCGGCATGGCCTGTGAAGGCGCCTTCTCGCAAGAACGCCTCGCCGCCGTGGCGCCGGGTGGGACCGAGCAGATCGGTGATTTTGCGGTCACGCTGGAACGCGTTACGCCGGTTGCCGGGCCGAACTGGACCGCGATCGAAGCGCGCCTTGCCGTGAGCGAGGATGGCGGCGAGCCGGTGATCTTGAACCCGCAGGCGCGCAGCTTCTGGTCGCCGCCGATGTCGACCAGCGAAAGCGCGCTGCTGACCAAATGGGACGGCCAGCTCTACGCGGTGATCGGCAATCAGGCCGAGGACGGGCGCTGGCAGATCCGCATCTGGTGGAAGCCGTTTGTGACTTTCATCTGGTATGGCGGATTGCTGATCGGGCTGGGCGGGCTGCTGGCAATTGCGGGCCGTGTGCGGGTTGACGTCAAACGTCGCAGCGCAACCGCAAAGGGTGCGCAGCGCCGCGCCGATATCGAAGCGCTGGGCACGCCGCCCACGCCGATACCGGCGGAGTAA
- the fabZ gene encoding 3-hydroxyacyl-ACP dehydratase FabZ, which produces MSEAGSAAGEVLDYDIVKILKALPHRYPLLLVDRVKSITLGERIHAVKAVSMNEQFFQGHFPGAPIMPGVLQIEALAQAAGILGIETMELAGTGKLVIFMGIENAKFRAPVTPGCLLDLHVEFTQKRSRVYKFKGVASVEGKTTCEVEFTAMMTDPPSS; this is translated from the coding sequence ATGAGCGAAGCAGGTAGCGCAGCGGGCGAAGTGCTCGATTATGACATCGTCAAGATCCTCAAGGCCTTGCCGCATCGCTACCCGCTGCTGCTCGTCGACCGGGTGAAGTCGATCACGCTCGGCGAGCGGATCCACGCGGTCAAGGCCGTGAGCATGAACGAGCAGTTCTTCCAGGGCCATTTCCCCGGCGCTCCGATCATGCCCGGCGTGCTCCAGATCGAGGCACTGGCGCAGGCCGCCGGCATCCTCGGGATCGAGACGATGGAACTGGCGGGCACCGGCAAGCTGGTGATCTTCATGGGGATCGAGAACGCCAAGTTCCGCGCTCCTGTGACGCCCGGCTGCCTGCTCGATCTGCATGTGGAATTCACCCAGAAGCGCAGCCGTGTCTACAAGTTCAAGGGCGTGGCCAGCGTTGAGGGGAAGACCACCTGCGAGGTCGAATTCACCGCCATGATGACCGATCCGCCTTCGAGCTGA